From Candidatus Binatia bacterium, the proteins below share one genomic window:
- a CDS encoding wax ester/triacylglycerol synthase family O-acyltransferase, giving the protein MPYAHYERLSALDTAFLDVEDDNAHMHVGAVSLLDAGPLLKADGTVDIEEIRGFIEASIHRIPRYRQRLDTVPVFGNRIWVDDQRFNLNYHVRHVGLPYPGDERLLKRLAGRIMSQKLDRGKPLWELWVVEGVEGGKLAMINKAHHCLTDGIGSVELLGTLMRPAPEQRREAEERHRWLPRPVPSAGDLVRGELARRVTEPLAALGAAGAGVRDPLGSIEKLRNAVLGLGEALAPGLRPASPTPLNTDIGPHRRFDWLTMDLNAVKAVKNRLGGTVNDVVLAIVGGALRRFLRARGLRVDDLDFRAMIPVNFRSEGERDRLGNRITMMVASLPVNERDPRARLARVIETTRDLKKSRQPTGIKTLEELSDLTLTTLFTAFSRFSTRTRPYNVVVTNVPGPQIPIYFLGAPMHSIFPLVPLSNDQALGIALFSYNSSLFWGFNSDWDAMPDLHEVVAAIETEFGRLEEAAGAGPLEVRADGNGEEADASPRRKPAKRGRALPPRVESARRGNGAVRRAR; this is encoded by the coding sequence ATGCCGTACGCCCACTACGAGCGCCTGAGCGCGCTCGACACCGCGTTCCTCGATGTCGAAGACGACAATGCGCACATGCACGTTGGAGCGGTGTCGCTCCTCGATGCGGGTCCGCTGCTGAAAGCCGACGGTACGGTCGACATTGAAGAGATTCGCGGGTTCATCGAGGCCAGCATCCACCGCATCCCGCGCTACCGCCAGCGCCTCGACACGGTTCCGGTGTTCGGCAATCGCATCTGGGTCGACGATCAGCGCTTCAACCTGAACTACCACGTGCGGCACGTGGGCCTGCCGTATCCGGGAGACGAGCGCCTGCTGAAGCGGCTCGCCGGCCGGATCATGTCGCAGAAGCTCGATCGCGGGAAGCCGCTGTGGGAGCTGTGGGTCGTCGAAGGGGTGGAAGGCGGCAAGCTGGCGATGATCAACAAGGCGCACCATTGCCTGACCGACGGCATCGGCAGCGTGGAGCTGTTGGGAACGCTCATGCGCCCGGCGCCCGAGCAGCGGCGGGAGGCTGAGGAACGGCACCGCTGGCTTCCCCGTCCCGTCCCGAGTGCCGGTGACCTGGTTCGCGGCGAGCTGGCGCGGCGCGTCACCGAGCCACTGGCAGCTCTTGGCGCGGCCGGCGCGGGCGTGCGCGACCCTTTGGGCTCCATCGAAAAGCTGCGCAACGCCGTTCTCGGTCTGGGCGAGGCGCTCGCCCCCGGCTTGCGTCCGGCGTCGCCGACCCCGCTGAACACCGATATCGGTCCGCACCGCCGCTTCGACTGGTTGACCATGGACCTGAACGCCGTGAAAGCGGTGAAGAACCGGCTCGGCGGAACCGTCAACGACGTTGTGCTGGCGATCGTCGGCGGCGCTCTCAGGCGCTTCCTGCGCGCCCGCGGGCTACGGGTCGACGACCTCGACTTCCGGGCCATGATTCCGGTCAACTTCCGCTCGGAAGGCGAGCGCGACCGTCTCGGCAACCGCATCACGATGATGGTCGCATCGCTGCCCGTCAACGAGCGCGACCCCCGCGCCCGTCTGGCGCGCGTGATCGAGACCACCCGCGACCTGAAGAAGTCGCGCCAGCCGACCGGTATCAAGACCCTCGAGGAACTCAGTGACCTTACCCTGACGACGCTGTTCACGGCGTTCAGCCGGTTTTCGACCCGGACGCGGCCGTACAACGTCGTCGTCACCAACGTGCCGGGGCCGCAGATCCCGATCTATTTCCTCGGGGCGCCGATGCACTCGATCTTTCCGCTGGTTCCCCTGAGCAACGACCAGGCGCTCGGCATCGCCCTGTTTAGCTACAACAGCTCGCTGTTCTGGGGCTTCAACTCCGACTGGGACGCGATGCCCGACTTGCACGAGGTGGTGGCGGCGATCGAGACGGAGTTCGGGCGTCTCGAGGAAGCTGCGGGCGCGGGGCCGCTCGAGGTCCGTGCGGACGGCAACGGCGAAGAGGCCGACGCTTCGCCGCGTCGCAAGCCGGCGAAACGCGGCCGGGCTTTGCCGCCCAGGGTCGAGTCGGCAAGACGCGGCAACGGAGCGGTGCGTCGCGCGCGTTGA
- a CDS encoding DUF4160 domain-containing protein has product MPILAMFYGIVVRMYFFDDKQHHVPHVHAECSGDEAVFSILTGDVLAGKLPAGKTRLVQAWIEIHSDELLADWQLAVNGEELFRIDPLT; this is encoded by the coding sequence ATGCCGATCCTGGCGATGTTCTACGGGATCGTGGTGCGGATGTACTTCTTCGACGACAAGCAGCACCACGTTCCGCACGTGCACGCGGAATGCTCCGGAGATGAGGCGGTGTTCTCGATTCTCACCGGAGACGTTCTGGCTGGCAAGCTCCCTGCCGGGAAGACGCGGCTCGTGCAGGCCTGGATCGAGATACACAGCGACGAGCTGCTGGCCGATTGGCAGCTCGCCGTCAACGGCGAGGAGCTCTTCAGGATCGACCCGCTGACCTAG
- a CDS encoding DUF2442 domain-containing protein: MNPHVKSVRALDDYELEVSFENGESRRFDVKPYLDRGIFVRLRDRDAFRAVRAVAGSVEWANGLDLSYDTLYVEGQPIVATTRRVEQGNPADAR; this comes from the coding sequence ATGAACCCACACGTGAAGTCCGTACGCGCGCTGGACGACTACGAGTTGGAGGTGTCGTTTGAAAACGGCGAATCGCGGCGCTTCGACGTGAAGCCGTATCTCGATCGCGGCATCTTCGTGCGCCTCCGCGACCGCGATGCATTTCGCGCCGTACGAGCTGTCGCGGGCTCGGTGGAGTGGGCGAACGGGTTGGACCTCAGTTACGACACCCTCTATGTCGAGGGGCAGCCGATCGTAGCCACGACCCGTCGGGTCGAACAGGGCAATCCGGCGGACGCGCGATGA
- a CDS encoding histone deacetylase: MPHQTRPHVRLLFRPEYVYDVLEAGARHTFDTEKPRRIHRALIDDRLAQQADFVAPDRVSGNELLSVHSPDYLEQIARPETLARLLFLDPAHPWDARLADPFLFATGGTVRGARLAVAERALAVNLGGGYHHAQADKAEGFCAIADVAIAIRLLQRARLVHRVLIVDLDYHHGNGNAVIFANDESVFTFSIHAGNWCWIAKRNNLDIELPSGTGDDAYLGTLAEHLPGIVRDFSPDFAVYVAGSDPFEGDLLGDFKVTEAGMLARDRFVTQAVWGRGIPMLVVTAGGYGPQSWRIHFNYFRWLLAADAPWE; encoded by the coding sequence ATGCCACACCAGACCCGCCCGCACGTCCGGCTCCTGTTTCGTCCGGAGTACGTGTACGACGTCCTCGAAGCCGGGGCCCGGCACACCTTCGATACCGAGAAGCCCAGGCGCATTCATCGCGCCCTGATCGACGACCGGCTGGCACAGCAAGCCGATTTCGTCGCCCCCGACCGCGTCTCCGGTAACGAGCTCTTGAGCGTGCACAGCCCGGACTACCTCGAACAGATCGCCCGTCCGGAAACGCTGGCCCGTCTGCTCTTCCTCGACCCCGCGCATCCCTGGGACGCGCGCCTTGCCGATCCGTTCTTGTTTGCCACCGGGGGCACTGTCCGCGGCGCCCGCCTCGCGGTCGCGGAGCGCGCCCTCGCGGTCAACCTCGGCGGCGGCTACCACCACGCCCAGGCCGACAAAGCCGAGGGTTTCTGCGCCATCGCCGACGTCGCCATTGCCATCCGCCTGCTGCAGCGCGCCCGTCTTGTACACCGCGTGCTGATCGTCGATCTCGACTACCATCACGGCAACGGCAACGCCGTGATCTTCGCCAACGACGAATCGGTATTCACGTTCTCCATCCACGCCGGCAACTGGTGCTGGATCGCCAAGCGCAACAACCTTGACATCGAATTACCCTCGGGTACCGGCGACGACGCGTACCTCGGCACGCTGGCCGAGCACCTGCCGGGGATCGTGCGCGACTTCTCGCCCGATTTCGCGGTGTACGTGGCCGGCAGCGATCCGTTCGAGGGCGACCTGCTCGGCGACTTCAAGGTCACCGAAGCGGGCATGCTCGCGCGCGACCGTTTCGTTACCCAGGCAGTCTGGGGCCGCGGCATTCCGATGCTCGTGGTAACGGCCGGCGGCTACGGCCCGCAGAGCTGGCGCATCCACTTCAACTACTTCCGCTGGCTGCTGGCCGCCGACGCGCCGTGGGAGTGA
- a CDS encoding beta-lactamase family protein: MPFTLMTRCRVAADLAAVTTARADREVDPRSVGVRPSAVARIWNAVESLYQTGIHPAIALCVRRRGEVLLDRAIGHAAGNGPGDPPDARQVLARPDTPFTIFSTSKSITAMLIHLLDERNLIRLDDPVCEYIPEFRAHGKHTITIRHVLTHRAGIPDLPPEIMELDALDQPERIVKVLCAARPSSRPGARLAYHAISGGFVLGEVVRRVTGADIRRLLHEAVVEPLGWRCFSYGAAARDLRRVATNYFTGPPPLPPLSGLLRRALGVDFQTCTELSNDPRFLTGIIPAGNVVTTADELCQFYQLLLNGGELDGVRVFQPRTVRRATLEQSYLEVDLTLGVPVRYGMGFMLGGGRLLSMYGPDTDHAFGHLGFTNIVAWADPERQVAAALLTSGKPLIYPQLYYLWNVLRQIGLACPRGPYEWPPRVRLVPVHVRAATPRVLPRRKRVTTSA, from the coding sequence ATGCCTTTCACCCTGATGACGCGGTGCCGGGTGGCCGCCGATCTCGCTGCTGTCACCACCGCACGGGCCGACCGCGAGGTCGACCCGCGCAGTGTCGGAGTCAGGCCGTCGGCAGTGGCGAGGATCTGGAACGCCGTCGAGTCGCTCTATCAGACCGGTATTCACCCGGCCATCGCCCTCTGCGTGCGGCGGCGGGGCGAAGTGCTGCTCGATCGGGCGATCGGTCACGCCGCGGGCAACGGACCCGGCGATCCCCCCGACGCGCGTCAGGTGCTGGCCCGACCCGACACGCCGTTCACCATCTTCTCGACCTCCAAGTCGATTACCGCGATGCTCATCCACCTCCTCGACGAGCGCAACCTCATCCGGCTCGACGATCCGGTGTGCGAGTACATCCCGGAATTCCGCGCCCACGGCAAACACACGATCACCATCCGGCACGTGCTGACGCACCGGGCCGGGATTCCCGACCTGCCCCCGGAGATCATGGAACTCGATGCGCTCGACCAGCCCGAGCGCATCGTCAAGGTCCTCTGTGCGGCGCGGCCGAGTTCCCGACCCGGGGCACGACTGGCGTACCACGCCATCTCCGGCGGTTTCGTCCTCGGCGAGGTGGTGCGCCGGGTCACCGGAGCCGACATCCGGCGGTTGCTGCACGAAGCGGTCGTCGAACCGCTCGGCTGGCGTTGCTTCAGTTACGGCGCCGCGGCGCGCGACTTGCGGCGCGTCGCGACCAACTACTTCACCGGTCCGCCGCCCCTGCCGCCCCTGTCGGGTTTGCTGCGTCGCGCGCTCGGCGTCGATTTCCAAACCTGCACGGAGCTGTCTAACGACCCGCGGTTCCTTACCGGCATCATCCCGGCGGGCAACGTCGTGACCACCGCCGACGAGCTGTGCCAGTTCTATCAGCTACTGCTGAACGGCGGCGAATTGGACGGCGTGCGGGTTTTTCAACCGCGCACCGTGCGGCGGGCAACCCTTGAGCAGTCGTATCTCGAGGTCGACCTGACCCTGGGGGTGCCCGTGCGCTACGGCATGGGGTTCATGCTCGGCGGCGGACGGCTGCTCAGCATGTACGGACCGGACACCGACCACGCCTTCGGCCACCTCGGCTTTACCAACATCGTGGCCTGGGCGGATCCGGAACGGCAGGTGGCGGCCGCATTGCTGACCAGCGGCAAACCGCTCATCTACCCGCAGCTCTATTACCTCTGGAACGTGCTCCGGCAGATCGGTTTGGCGTGTCCACGGGGACCGTACGAGTGGCCGCCGCGCGTGCGCCTCGTGCCGGTGCACGTGCGTGCTGCGACCCCACGTGTCCTGCCGCGGCGTAAGCGCGTTACGACCTCGGCCTGA
- the hemG gene encoding protoporphyrinogen oxidase, whose protein sequence is MSVPRVPRIAVIGGGVAGLAAAHRCVEISRERRQPIALTLLEAQPRLGGSIDTECVDGFVIEAGPDSFISEKPWALRLCERIGLGPRLVRTNDESRRTFVVHDGRLHPLPDGFLLLAPTQFWPLVRSGLFTWPGKLRMALDLLLPRRPAAGDESLGSFVTRRLGREALDRVAQPLVGGIYTADPDRLSLAATMPRFLEMERTRRSLIWAMWSQARRAPASRGNSGARWSLFVSIDDGMQVLVDALAAKLPPQGVRLRTPIRAVVPGSPWRLVLADGSTLEADAVVMATPAHGTARALADFAPALAEELRGIPYASSATVSLAYRREQIPNPLDGFGFVVPLTEARALVACTYSSVKYPGRAPDGHVLLRAFVGGALQESLFHQDDGAMAASIRRELEALLGIASEPLLTRIHRHPQAMPQYHVGHLERLQRIDARLAPHAGLALAGNAYRGVGIPDCIRGGEDAAERVWAGLPG, encoded by the coding sequence ATGAGCGTCCCTCGCGTGCCGCGTATCGCGGTCATCGGCGGCGGTGTTGCCGGCCTGGCTGCGGCGCATCGTTGCGTGGAGATCAGCCGCGAGCGACGGCAACCGATCGCCCTCACGTTGCTCGAAGCTCAGCCCCGGTTGGGCGGATCGATCGACACCGAATGCGTCGACGGCTTCGTCATCGAAGCCGGACCGGATTCGTTCATCTCCGAGAAGCCCTGGGCGTTGCGTCTGTGCGAGCGCATCGGCCTAGGGCCGCGGCTCGTGCGCACCAACGACGAGTCGCGGCGAACCTTCGTGGTTCACGACGGTCGTCTGCACCCGTTACCCGACGGCTTCCTGCTGCTCGCACCGACGCAGTTCTGGCCGCTGGTGAGGTCGGGGCTGTTCACCTGGCCGGGCAAGTTGCGGATGGCCCTCGACCTGCTGTTGCCGCGCCGGCCGGCGGCCGGAGACGAGAGCCTCGGATCGTTCGTTACGCGGCGGCTCGGTCGAGAGGCTCTCGATCGGGTCGCCCAGCCGCTGGTCGGCGGCATCTACACGGCCGATCCCGACCGGCTCAGTCTGGCGGCCACGATGCCGCGCTTCCTGGAGATGGAGCGCACCCGGCGCAGTCTGATCTGGGCGATGTGGTCGCAGGCGCGTCGCGCGCCGGCGAGCCGCGGAAACAGCGGGGCGCGCTGGAGTCTGTTTGTGAGTATAGACGACGGTATGCAGGTGCTGGTGGACGCCCTGGCGGCAAAGCTGCCGCCGCAGGGCGTGCGGCTGCGTACGCCCATCAGGGCCGTGGTGCCGGGCTCGCCCTGGCGACTCGTCCTGGCCGACGGCTCGACGCTGGAAGCCGACGCTGTCGTCATGGCCACGCCGGCCCACGGCACGGCGCGGGCGCTGGCCGACTTCGCCCCCGCGCTGGCCGAGGAGTTGCGCGGCATTCCGTACGCGTCGTCGGCGACCGTAAGTCTGGCCTACCGCCGCGAGCAAATTCCCAACCCGCTCGACGGCTTCGGCTTCGTGGTGCCGCTGACCGAGGCGCGCGCGCTGGTGGCGTGTACATACAGCAGCGTCAAGTATCCGGGGCGGGCGCCGGACGGCCATGTCTTGCTGCGGGCGTTCGTCGGCGGCGCGTTGCAGGAGTCGCTATTTCACCAGGACGATGGGGCGATGGCGGCAAGTATTCGGCGCGAGCTCGAAGCCCTGCTCGGGATCGCCAGCGAGCCGCTGCTGACGCGCATTCACCGGCATCCGCAGGCAATGCCGCAGTATCACGTCGGCCATCTCGAACGCCTGCAGCGTATCGACGCACGACTCGCGCCGCACGCGGGTCTGGCGCTCGCCGGCAATGCCTATCGCGGCGTCGGCATCCCCGACTGCATTCGCGGCGGCGAGGATGCCGCCGAGCGGGTGTGGGCCGGTCTGCCCGGTTGA
- the hemH gene encoding ferrochelatase, which translates to MNRQPPAAAFDAVLLIAFGGPTCMDDVRPFIANVLGGRPVPPERLESVVGHYALIGGRSPLNDLTFRQADALAAALRTDGLALPVYVGMRNWNPYLRETLARMAGDGIRRAVGIILSPLQCDASWARYMRDAAAARHEVGDAAPQLDYAAGWNTHPLFVEAMADNLSRTLEAVPAARVAAAAVVFTAHSIPVSMAASAPYAAQFEETAALVARHAGVSRWSLAYQSRSGNPRDPWLEPDILGVVRAQASAGVRDVVVVPIGFVCDHVEVLYDLDIEARQAAAAAAVGFHRVPAVNAHPAFVRMLVDLVRRTTAAADASTAPGSET; encoded by the coding sequence ATGAACCGCCAGCCTCCCGCCGCCGCTTTCGATGCCGTCCTGCTCATCGCCTTTGGCGGACCGACGTGCATGGATGACGTGCGGCCGTTCATCGCGAACGTGCTCGGGGGGCGGCCTGTACCTCCGGAGCGTCTCGAGTCGGTCGTCGGGCACTATGCGCTCATCGGTGGCCGCTCGCCGTTGAACGACCTCACCTTCCGGCAGGCAGACGCCCTGGCCGCCGCACTGCGCACCGATGGGCTGGCCCTTCCCGTTTACGTCGGCATGCGCAACTGGAATCCGTATCTCCGGGAAACTCTGGCTCGGATGGCCGGCGACGGCATCCGGCGCGCCGTCGGGATAATCCTCTCGCCGTTGCAGTGCGACGCGAGTTGGGCGCGTTACATGCGCGACGCCGCGGCCGCGCGCCACGAGGTCGGCGATGCCGCGCCGCAACTCGATTATGCCGCCGGCTGGAACACACATCCGTTGTTCGTCGAAGCCATGGCGGACAACCTTTCCCGGACGCTGGAGGCTGTACCCGCGGCCCGCGTGGCGGCCGCGGCAGTCGTCTTCACGGCGCACAGCATTCCCGTGTCGATGGCGGCATCGGCGCCGTACGCGGCGCAGTTCGAGGAAACCGCCGCGCTCGTCGCCCGGCATGCGGGCGTGAGCCGTTGGTCACTCGCGTATCAGAGCCGCAGCGGCAATCCGCGCGATCCGTGGTTGGAGCCGGACATCCTCGGGGTCGTACGCGCGCAGGCCAGCGCCGGGGTGCGTGACGTCGTCGTGGTGCCGATCGGTTTCGTTTGCGATCACGTCGAGGTGCTGTACGACCTCGACATCGAGGCCCGGCAGGCGGCCGCAGCGGCGGCAGTCGGCTTCCACCGCGTACCGGCGGTGAACGCGCACCCGGCCTTCGTGCGCATGCTGGTCGATCTGGTCCGCCGCACAACCGCCGCTGCGGATGCCTCTACCGCGCCGGGGTCGGAGACATGA
- the hemE gene encoding uroporphyrinogen decarboxylase, translated as MSDAPFLRACRREPTPFTPIWLMRQAGRYMPEYRAVRSRFGFLDLCKDPAAAAEVTVTAAERLGVDAAIVFADILLILEPFGVGLEYSKNDGPVLHNPVRTPADIDRLPAVDAAAAVPFVYDAVRAARAALKVPLIGFAGAPFTLASYVIEGGGSRNYVHTKTLMYGAPESWHTLMRRLVGAVAGYLNAQIAAGAEAVQLFDSWVGCLAPDDYERYVLPHMQRLFGALTPGVPAIHFGTGTSGLLELMRRAGGDVIGVDWRVDLASAWDRLGTDVAVQGNLDPLALFAPLHELRDRAVRVLERARGRHGHIFNLGHGILPGTPVDQVIALVDMVHEMSGKKGAAGS; from the coding sequence TTGAGCGACGCGCCGTTCCTCCGCGCCTGCCGGCGCGAACCGACACCGTTTACGCCGATCTGGTTGATGCGCCAGGCGGGCCGGTACATGCCCGAGTACCGCGCCGTGCGTTCGCGCTTCGGCTTTCTCGATCTCTGCAAGGATCCGGCTGCCGCCGCCGAGGTGACGGTCACGGCGGCAGAACGGCTCGGGGTGGACGCGGCGATCGTCTTTGCCGACATCCTGCTCATCCTCGAGCCTTTCGGCGTCGGCCTCGAGTACTCGAAAAACGATGGGCCGGTGCTGCACAACCCCGTGCGCACGCCCGCGGACATCGACCGTTTGCCGGCGGTGGACGCCGCCGCCGCGGTCCCTTTCGTCTACGACGCGGTCCGCGCCGCTCGGGCCGCCCTGAAGGTGCCGCTGATCGGCTTCGCGGGCGCCCCGTTCACGTTGGCGTCTTACGTCATCGAGGGCGGCGGTTCGCGCAACTACGTTCACACCAAGACCCTCATGTACGGGGCGCCCGAGTCGTGGCACACGCTGATGCGCCGTCTCGTCGGCGCCGTGGCCGGTTACCTCAATGCGCAGATCGCGGCCGGTGCCGAGGCGGTGCAGCTCTTCGACAGTTGGGTCGGCTGCCTGGCTCCCGACGACTACGAACGTTACGTGCTGCCGCACATGCAGCGACTGTTCGGCGCTCTAACCCCGGGCGTACCCGCGATCCACTTCGGTACCGGCACCTCTGGCCTACTGGAGTTGATGCGCCGCGCCGGCGGCGATGTCATCGGCGTCGACTGGCGGGTCGATCTCGCCAGCGCCTGGGATCGCCTCGGTACCGATGTGGCCGTTCAGGGCAATCTCGATCCGCTCGCCCTGTTCGCTCCGCTCCACGAGCTGCGCGACCGTGCTGTCCGCGTACTCGAGCGGGCTCGCGGCCGCCACGGCCACATCTTCAACCTCGGTCACGGTATCCTCCCCGGTACCCCGGTCGACCAGGTCATTGCACTGGTCGATATGGTCCACGAAATGAGCGGAAAGAAGGGAGCCGCGGGTTCGTGA
- a CDS encoding tetratricopeptide repeat protein — translation MAKRFCTHCGKALVIGARFCVACGQAADGAVQRGFRRRWPSARTAPLTVTLVVLLVGGGAVVAGRMSPRPQPRLPGRGGPLAGTSDTAAGEQQLPSGHPPLQIPDDVRDAIRGLSERAAAAPADVALWKQLGEVQYRAGLVDPTYLGAAETTYKHVLAHQPDDLDALRGLGNVAFDRQQPEAAIGYYERVLAARPDDRDVRTDLGTMYLTAGRTREAIDTYEAVLKAHPGFFQAQFNLALAYRAAGEPLRVVAALERAQALAPDESTRQQVTEAIARLKAAPPTAAGAPAAPTAAGPLSFQADTERLFRENPVLGPKVQSIEWPDPLTVRVLVANFPMDRMGEAMHTTFVERMQGRLREKKAAHGVTASARIDFIDAPTGAVMATVTE, via the coding sequence ATGGCGAAGCGGTTCTGTACTCACTGCGGGAAAGCGTTGGTCATCGGGGCGCGTTTCTGCGTTGCCTGCGGGCAGGCGGCCGACGGTGCGGTGCAACGCGGTTTCCGCCGGCGCTGGCCCTCGGCACGCACCGCACCGCTCACGGTCACGCTCGTCGTGCTGCTGGTGGGTGGTGGCGCCGTGGTCGCGGGCCGCATGTCGCCGCGGCCGCAGCCGCGCTTGCCCGGCCGTGGCGGACCGCTGGCCGGCACGTCCGATACTGCGGCCGGCGAACAGCAACTGCCGAGCGGACACCCGCCGTTGCAGATCCCGGACGACGTCCGCGACGCGATTCGCGGTCTGTCGGAGCGGGCTGCCGCCGCCCCTGCGGACGTCGCCCTGTGGAAGCAGCTTGGCGAAGTGCAGTACCGCGCCGGGCTCGTCGATCCCACCTACCTGGGCGCCGCCGAGACAACATATAAACACGTACTGGCGCACCAGCCCGACGATCTCGACGCCCTGCGCGGCCTTGGGAATGTCGCCTTCGATCGGCAGCAACCGGAAGCGGCGATCGGCTACTACGAACGCGTGCTCGCAGCGCGGCCCGACGACCGCGACGTGCGCACCGATCTCGGGACGATGTATCTCACCGCCGGGCGAACCCGGGAAGCCATCGACACTTACGAGGCCGTGCTCAAAGCGCACCCCGGTTTCTTCCAGGCGCAGTTCAATCTTGCCCTTGCCTACCGGGCCGCCGGCGAACCGTTGCGAGTCGTCGCCGCCCTCGAGCGGGCGCAGGCCCTGGCCCCCGACGAAAGCACCCGTCAGCAGGTGACCGAGGCGATTGCCCGGCTGAAGGCGGCGCCGCCAACGGCGGCGGGGGCGCCCGCCGCGCCGACCGCCGCGGGGCCCCTGAGCTTCCAGGCCGACACGGAGCGGCTCTTCCGCGAGAACCCCGTGCTCGGACCGAAGGTGCAGAGCATAGAATGGCCGGATCCGCTGACGGTCCGGGTACTGGTCGCCAACTTCCCGATGGACCGGATGGGCGAGGCGATGCACACGACGTTCGTCGAGCGCATGCAAGGCCGATTGCGCGAGAAGAAGGCCGCGCACGGCGTGACCGCCAGTGCCCGCATCGACTTCATCGACGCGCCGACCGGCGCGGTCATGGCAACCGTGACCGAATGA
- a CDS encoding TetR/AcrR family transcriptional regulator, whose amino-acid sequence MQVPARPGRAVDARRDLMDVAIDCFARYGYQPTSIARIARAAGVTKGALYYHFTDKEELLFEAVLNRIGQFEHRVSADLTPVTDPVAALRQLARICVDHATKSNHRRLIVTVMVEAFDTNPRLAAEFQAMMHRFRKFVSGIIEFGQERGTFGPRVDPVTAAAVWTGAVMGAEIQFYQDGAAFDLAATVDAFVEQYIAWLTGAPPRGATRAPSGGARRRVTARRK is encoded by the coding sequence ATGCAGGTTCCGGCTCGGCCCGGACGTGCCGTCGATGCACGCCGGGACCTTATGGACGTCGCTATCGATTGTTTCGCCCGCTACGGGTATCAGCCGACGTCGATTGCGCGGATCGCTCGCGCCGCCGGGGTCACCAAAGGCGCTCTGTACTACCATTTCACCGACAAGGAAGAGCTGCTGTTCGAGGCCGTCCTGAACCGCATCGGCCAATTCGAGCACCGCGTCAGCGCCGATCTCACTCCCGTCACCGACCCGGTCGCCGCGCTCCGCCAGTTGGCGCGCATCTGCGTCGACCACGCCACCAAGTCCAACCACCGCCGCCTCATCGTCACCGTCATGGTGGAGGCGTTCGACACCAACCCGCGCCTGGCCGCCGAGTTTCAGGCAATGATGCACCGCTTCCGCAAGTTCGTGAGCGGCATCATCGAGTTCGGGCAGGAACGCGGGACCTTCGGTCCGCGGGTCGACCCCGTTACGGCCGCCGCCGTCTGGACGGGGGCCGTCATGGGGGCCGAGATCCAGTTCTACCAGGACGGGGCGGCCTTCGATCTCGCCGCCACCGTCGACGCTTTTGTCGAGCAGTACATCGCCTGGCTGACGGGTGCGCCGCCGCGCGGCGCCACCCGGGCACCCTCCGGAGGAGCGCGCCGCCGGGTCACAGCAAGGAGGAAGTAA